A DNA window from Pseudomonas sp. B21-056 contains the following coding sequences:
- a CDS encoding HlyD family type I secretion periplasmic adaptor subunit codes for MSAQTSDPATRSYFGSFSKSAESEFMPETAGAALQDSPRRSRVTVWLAAGLIVTALVWAKLAILQEVTTGEGKAIPSSKVQVIQNLEGGIVTEIFVREGQMVNKGDTLLRLDDTRYRSNKGESEADRYALMAQVQRLSAEAEGRPFQVSAEVTAKAPQVAEDERSLYEQRQRRLASEQRTLTEQLRQKTQELAEFRSKQSQFSSSLALLQEEMNMSAPLVSTGAVSPVEILRLKRSAVEIRGSLNATTLAIPRAESAINEIKSKIDESEQTFRSDAAKELNEKRTDLSKITASSIAIDDRVTRTTVVSPVHGVIKQLKVNTIGGVVQPGSDMVEIVPMEDNLLIEAKVRPQDVAFLNPGQKAMVKFSAYDYTIYGGLSARLELIGADTITDDKGNSFYLIQVRTDKNHLGGDTKPLLIIPGMVATVDIITGEKSVLDYLLKPVLKARTEAMRER; via the coding sequence ATGTCTGCCCAAACATCCGATCCAGCCACCCGAAGCTACTTCGGCAGTTTCAGCAAAAGTGCCGAGAGCGAGTTCATGCCGGAAACCGCCGGCGCGGCGCTGCAGGACTCTCCCCGTCGATCCCGCGTCACCGTGTGGCTGGCCGCCGGGCTGATCGTCACCGCGCTGGTGTGGGCGAAACTGGCGATCCTGCAGGAAGTCACCACCGGCGAAGGCAAGGCGATTCCGTCGAGCAAGGTCCAGGTGATCCAGAACCTGGAGGGCGGCATCGTCACCGAGATTTTCGTCCGTGAAGGCCAGATGGTGAACAAGGGTGACACCCTGCTGCGCCTCGACGACACGCGGTACCGGTCGAACAAGGGCGAGAGCGAGGCCGACCGTTATGCCTTGATGGCCCAGGTCCAGCGTTTGTCGGCGGAGGCCGAAGGGCGGCCTTTCCAGGTATCGGCCGAAGTGACCGCCAAGGCACCGCAAGTGGCCGAGGACGAGCGCTCGCTGTATGAACAACGGCAACGGCGCCTGGCCAGCGAACAACGGACCCTGACCGAACAACTGCGGCAGAAAACCCAGGAGCTGGCGGAGTTTCGTTCCAAGCAAAGCCAGTTCAGCTCCAGCCTGGCCCTGCTGCAAGAGGAAATGAACATGTCCGCGCCGCTGGTGAGTACCGGTGCGGTGTCACCGGTAGAGATCCTGCGGCTCAAGCGCAGCGCGGTGGAGATCCGCGGTTCGCTCAACGCCACCACCCTGGCGATCCCCCGGGCCGAATCGGCGATCAATGAAATCAAGAGCAAGATCGACGAATCGGAACAGACCTTCCGCTCCGACGCGGCCAAGGAACTCAACGAGAAACGCACGGACCTGTCGAAGATCACCGCCTCGAGCATCGCCATCGACGACCGCGTGACCCGCACCACTGTCGTTTCGCCGGTGCATGGGGTGATCAAGCAGCTCAAGGTCAACACCATCGGCGGCGTGGTGCAGCCGGGCAGCGACATGGTGGAAATCGTGCCCATGGAAGACAACCTGCTGATCGAAGCCAAGGTCCGCCCGCAAGACGTTGCCTTCCTCAATCCGGGCCAGAAAGCCATGGTCAAGTTCAGCGCCTACGACTACACGATCTACGGCGGGCTGAGCGCCCGGCTCGAACTGATCGGTGCCGATACCATCACCGACGACAAGGGCAACAGTTTCTACCTGATCCAGGTGCGTACCGATAAGAACCATCTGGGCGGCGACACCAAACCGCTGCTGATCATTCCGGGGATGGTGGCGACGGTGGACATCATTACCGGGGAGAAAAGTGTGCTGGATTACCTGCTCAAGCCGGTGTTGAAGGCGCGGACCGAGGCGATGCGCGAGCGGTAA
- a CDS encoding type I secretion system permease/ATPase has protein sequence MTSMEPATPGADPRLSFDDPLLDGLLILCKLHGATVSRASLSAGLPMAHQRLSLDLLPRAAARAGLQARLLRRGLAEISSLNLPVMLILAGGRCAVLRRWHEDGRALILPCEADGGEQWVSREELIADYAGQALFARPRHELEDLRSPLVPRVEAWFRDTLKLSRWLYSDAILASLLINLLGLMVPLFVMQTYDRVVPNQATSTLWVLAVGLLIGTGFELVLRVVRAHLLDSAGKKTDVILSATLFERITGMAMKARPVTIGGFAQSIHDFQGLREFLTAVTLTSLIDLPFAVLMLLVIGLLGGWLVVIPVVAFPITVIFAMIIQVRLRDTVQKSLALGAQRQALLIETLGGLETLKACSAESERQHQWESTHGALTRLDSHARNLSALATNGTLFLQQLAGMTTIVAGVYSIIAGNLSVGALVASYMLGSRVLAPLGQIAGLITRYQQAQLTMRSTDALMALPQERDAKQRPLDHTQLQGALDVHGVTFHYNDQSTPALSNASLHIKAGERVGIIGRSGSGKSTLARLVMGFYEPQEGQLLLDGLDLRQLDVADLRHQIGYVAHDLPLLAGSLRDNLILGARYISDARMLEVAELTGVNELARQHPQGFDRPVGERGQLLSGGQRQAVLLARALLLDPPILLLDEPTSAMDNSSEDALRQKLHTHIQGKTVLLITHRTSMLSLVDRLVVLDNGRIVADGPKEVVIEALRKGRVGSGTA, from the coding sequence GTGACCAGCATGGAACCCGCTACCCCTGGCGCCGACCCGCGCCTGAGCTTCGATGACCCTCTGCTGGATGGTCTGTTGATCCTCTGCAAACTCCATGGCGCGACGGTCAGCCGCGCCAGCCTCAGCGCCGGGCTTCCTATGGCGCACCAACGGCTGAGCCTGGACCTGCTGCCACGCGCAGCGGCCCGGGCCGGTTTGCAGGCACGTTTGCTGCGCCGGGGCCTGGCCGAGATCTCGTCGCTCAATTTGCCGGTCATGCTGATTCTGGCCGGTGGCCGTTGCGCGGTATTGCGACGCTGGCACGAAGACGGCCGGGCGCTGATCCTGCCCTGCGAAGCCGACGGCGGCGAGCAATGGGTCAGTCGCGAGGAATTGATCGCCGACTACGCTGGCCAGGCGCTGTTCGCCCGGCCGCGCCATGAACTCGAAGATCTGCGCTCGCCCCTGGTGCCACGGGTCGAAGCGTGGTTCCGCGACACCTTGAAACTGTCGCGCTGGCTGTACAGCGACGCGATCCTGGCGAGTCTGCTCATCAACCTGCTGGGGTTGATGGTGCCGCTGTTCGTCATGCAGACCTACGACCGCGTGGTGCCGAACCAGGCCACGTCCACCCTGTGGGTGTTGGCCGTGGGACTGTTGATCGGCACCGGCTTCGAGCTGGTACTGCGAGTAGTGCGTGCTCACCTGCTGGACAGTGCCGGCAAGAAAACCGACGTGATCCTCTCCGCTACCCTGTTCGAACGCATCACCGGCATGGCGATGAAGGCCCGGCCGGTGACCATCGGCGGGTTCGCCCAGAGCATCCATGACTTCCAGGGCCTGCGGGAATTTCTCACCGCCGTGACCCTCACCAGCCTGATCGACCTGCCCTTTGCCGTGCTGATGCTGTTGGTGATCGGCCTGCTGGGGGGCTGGCTGGTGGTCATTCCGGTGGTGGCGTTTCCCATCACGGTGATCTTCGCGATGATCATCCAGGTGCGCCTGCGTGATACCGTACAAAAAAGCCTGGCCCTGGGTGCCCAGCGCCAGGCCCTGCTGATCGAAACCCTCGGCGGCCTGGAAACCCTCAAGGCCTGCAGCGCCGAGAGCGAGCGCCAGCATCAATGGGAAAGCACCCACGGCGCCCTCACCCGCCTGGACAGTCACGCACGCAACCTCTCGGCGCTGGCGACCAACGGCACCCTGTTCCTGCAACAACTGGCCGGCATGACCACCATCGTCGCCGGGGTCTACAGCATCATCGCCGGCAACCTCAGCGTCGGCGCGCTGGTGGCGTCCTACATGCTCGGCAGCCGGGTCCTGGCGCCACTGGGACAGATCGCCGGGCTGATCACCCGTTACCAACAGGCCCAACTCACCATGCGCAGCACCGACGCTCTGATGGCCCTGCCCCAAGAGCGCGATGCCAAACAGCGGCCGCTGGACCATACCCAATTGCAGGGAGCGCTGGACGTCCACGGCGTGACGTTCCACTACAACGACCAGAGCACACCGGCGTTGTCGAACGCGAGCTTGCACATCAAGGCCGGCGAACGGGTCGGGATCATCGGCCGCAGCGGCTCAGGCAAAAGTACCCTGGCGCGCCTGGTGATGGGATTTTATGAACCCCAGGAGGGCCAGTTGCTGCTCGACGGCCTGGACCTGCGGCAACTGGACGTCGCCGACCTGCGCCACCAGATCGGCTACGTCGCCCATGACCTGCCGCTGCTGGCCGGCAGCCTGCGCGACAACCTGATCCTCGGTGCCCGCTACATCAGCGATGCCCGCATGCTCGAAGTGGCGGAACTGACCGGTGTCAACGAACTGGCCCGCCAGCATCCCCAGGGGTTCGATCGCCCGGTGGGCGAGCGCGGCCAACTGCTTTCCGGCGGCCAGCGCCAGGCCGTACTGCTGGCCCGGGCCCTGCTGCTCGATCCGCCGATCCTGCTGCTGGACGAACCCACCAGCGCCATGGACAACAGCAGCGAAGACGCCTTGCGGCAAAAGCTGCATACCCACATCCAGGGCAAGACCGTGCTGCTGATCACCCACCGCACTTCGATGCTGAGCCTGGTGGATCGGCTGGTGGTGCTGGACAACGGCCGGATCGTGGCGGATGGGCCGAAAGAGGTGGTGATCGAGGCGCTGCGCAAGGGGCGGGTGGGTTCCGGAACGGCCTAG